The stretch of DNA ATTCGTTAGGTAAGATCCAAACCACTTCAAAGTATGGAAATCCACTCCATAAAGTTGAAGTTTCTGTAGTAGGATCCGGTGATCTACcgtatcgaaagcttttttgaGGTCGAGAAAAAGTATACAATTTATCAGAGCATTGTCTATGTTTAGGTACCACTCCTTAGTAGCTTCTAGAAGGGCAGTTTGAGTGGAATGCCCGGGTCTAAAACCAGACTGAATGTCAGCTAAGAGGTCATACATTATTAGATACTCATAGAACTGGTCGGAAACTATTTTGCAAAAATCAAAGAGTAATGATGATAACTGAATGAGTCACCTTCATATATACCATGCTCATTGTTTTGACCTCATCTAACTAGTTCTTCACTGTCATCCATCAATGTGCCGGGTCCGCTAACCTTTCGTTTTTCCAATAACTAGTTACTTGATGTAAAACCATTAAAAGCATTGCTGCCTCTATTTTTATCGGCTCTCATCTTAGGTGCCCCGTTGAtccaaaatcattttcttttcccCTAATATTTCAATAGTGTGCTGCTTAGTATATTACAAGACCGGCGAAATCTTAGGCCTTCATTTCAAGATGAAGTTTGCTTTTTCCAATTGATCTGTTTCTTTTTGTCTTATTacctgtccgccattactcacttaaaatcttgagagagttgGGTCCAAACAAAAATGACGTTGAGTCCACTCATATCCAGAATCGTCTGCGAATAATCCCTCCACCTCCTAAAATGTTGTGTGGGTGCAGTGCTGATTTAGCATGCAGCGCTGGAATTTTGGGCTGTCAGACTATTAAGGTAGTGTCTTGATCAACTATTAAATATGCTGCATTCTTTCGGAGTGAGTCTTGATGTCACTTTTTCCTCGATCCAGCCGGGGCTTATTTTTCATACGCGAGTAATTGctaataggacatttgcatgatgacgccctTTTACTACAAgcaccagaatccttcaggttttgctcgtctcatgctaattagagcttttgttgtgtttaccccactgggaatacgaaatttaaataagaaaaggaaaacatactGAACTCTGGTAGTTGCAGTTAAATGACGTCATCGTGAACGTTGCCTATTAGaggtatttctggacatatctgagtAATTGCGGACAGTAAATTCCAACTtgtactcaaaaaaaaaatccttgccAGTCAGTCAGTTTTAGCTTTCTTAGATGTAAGAGAAAACAAACTTCCCAAATTTAAATACAAGTGATAAAAAAACGTTTAATTTACCATTTTGTCTTACAATATCAAACTGTTTGGAATTGTTCAGGTTGTAGTTTgggaaaatttttaattttacatttcTTATGTTTAATCAAAATATAGCTATCAATACTTGGCGACAAGTATTGATAGATGAGTTATTTTTCCAAACCCGAATTCAGTGGGTTTTCTTTTAATCACTATGCTTTTCAACTTCAATTTGAAGACACCTTCATGTTGTAGGTAATGAATCCGACTTTGCGAATTGTTTGTAAGTCGAACTTGAACCGTCATGTCGTCATCTGACAACCAACCGGAAACTTTCAAATGTtcacgcacacgatgcaaaacttgtccttttatttctaacctgtttaagatctcaggaccgaatCGATGCTTTAAAATCACTGACCGCTTTACATGCATATACCAAATGTCATCTATGACATAACCTGCACTCTATGTAAGAAgacctacataggcgaaacagggagaagattggcggaccgctttcgcgaacacctacgagatgtaattttatcaacacgtttgataaaaccaaattttcctgatAGTTCATGTGATGTGTAAGCTGAAACACTTGCCAATGTAGTCCAATTTCCTAACGTGATTTGAGGTAAAAGCGATCAACAGAGTTCCCACAACTTGGTTGGTGCTTAGTTTAGGGTTAATACCAATTCACTGATAATGAAATCGACGCTATTCGGGAGACGTTGGCGGATTATTTCAACCGAACTCCACTGGGGCAGACAAACCGGGTTCCAAGCCATTTTAATTTAGGCCAATCCTGAAGGGGAATGGGAGGGAAGGAGTGttgggaggagggggggggggagggggggggtagGAGTGCTGAGGGGGAAGAGTAGATAAAAACGGGAAGCATAAGACTACGTTGCACGTCACGTTTaggtgtattttattttattttgaaagtacTTTTACTTCGCTATACAGTGAGCACTATATAAAGTCTACTTCATCCCGTGACAGAGAAATTTCAACACCAAGCCAATGATAAATTCCCCGTGATATCATGGGTCTGGAGGTTGCATGGTTTTTAATTGACTGATGCCTTATATTTTGCGTGACTACTAAAAATTACTGCGCAAGTCGTTTCAACGAAAATGTTTTCGTTTAGATATAACACAACATAACATAAAGTAGCGAAACTTAACTTTGCTTAACGCAGCGTACCGTAACGTAGCCCAACGTAATCTAACCTAACATGCATTTTCTGGCTTCAAGAGGTGGGAAAAAAAGTGACAaaaatttcgttttgaaaaggaaacatgaGGTCGATCCTATGACGTTtctttaaagaaaaaagaaaaagagaacttCTTTAGATAAATACATATGTAATAAACCATAGTGAGGATAATAGAAATCTGATTACTAGACATTAACAATCTTAAAATATGATTTAAagcattaagtaaagtacgatcgtccgggtgagtgtagtcctgagaaggactgcttgagatgacattgactgacgtttcgacaacctgagcggaagtcatcttcagagtcaagtgatttgtgtaacgtcagtagatactataagaactccggtcgtagatgtcattggtcaacttattcgtgatgttattggtcgactgtcagttgagcctagatgtattTGGCTacgaagactaaacagtgattgctgcgtttcgatccgtctataggtctaaggtcagtacgtgtatcgtagaatacgttgggcagtactgtgagagtaaatcagtgtgttgtttgtctcttgatgtcgtcgatgagtcgtttgtagggtgcgggaagctgtaggcatcggtttataggtgtctgttctaagttagtaaaccagctttccagtacgatccgttggtagtagttagtgttgtaggtaacacatatagaagagtcccagtcgattctgtggtttgtctgtcgatggtgttcagcaatgttattgttgatgtcaccgttccgtgtcgctcgtctgtgttcagtctgtctagtgttcaaatttctgccggtctcaccgatataagtggcctggcagtcgcagcatttgatcttataaactgctccttgtctgtccctaggttggtctttgtctttgacgttagttttcgtaaggtagtgatgggtctgtgagcaacacggatgttgtaaggctgtaagatcctagcgataatttcagaagttcctttgatgtacggtatagtcactgtagtggtaggtgtcaggttagtgtttgtttcgttgggttctgtacggtaagtgttgggTGTAACGAAGTTTCAGTTGTAGtttttcttactgaaaacgttgtctaagtacttatgttcgtctgctaagctgtcgtgagagtcacaaaccagtagcgcgcgtctcgtaaaggtccgtattgttgtagccttgtgtgacgaagggttgtaagatgattcgtcaaggagtctgtcagtgtgggtggatTTTCTGTAAACCatcgtctgtagtctgttgttgtcacgaatgaccaagcagtcaagaaaaggaatctgaccaataacatcacgaataagttgacgaatgacatctacgaccggagttcttatagtatctactgacgttacacaaatcacttgactctgaagatgccgacttccgctcaggttgtcgaaacgtcagtcaatgtcatctcaaacagtccttctcaggactacactcacccggacgatcgtactttacttaatgatatgactcctgggctcaaaccatttacaatgaTTTAAAGCCTCGCATTACCATACATATTTCTAGATTAACATACTCTCCTTCATAAATAATAAAGGTTGTCGGTTCAATGATGAGACTAGtactctttaaatttctgatgTGAATATAAGATCTTCGAATGCAGAGTCCCTGAGACTCTTATTTCTGAAAACACCACGCGTCAAAGGTGGTATTTTTTTTGTCAGCTTGAATGCCTTCATCTATAATACCAGATCTGCCTCCACAGTCACGGCTCGCCCTCTTCATAGGATAAGCCACTCTTCCATCATTCAACCAGCCCGctctgtaataataataataataataataataataataataataataataataataataataataatagtaacaactTTATTATTTACTCACATAAAATTACACAAGTATTTCTATCTGCTAAAACAAAACTATTgacttgtttcattaaaaaaaggtagaaaacatttttaattaattattattattattattattatagcaatagtaataataataacaataataactaagaataactttatttatatagcgatATATACAGAAAGTTCTATATCGCTTAACAATCACAAGTTAAAAAactatacaaaagaaaaaacttaaaatgcGTAAAAAGATaatacacaaaaaattaataataagtaGCCCTGAAAAGATGCGTCTTTAGTCTGTTCTTAAATACAGAAACCGACGGACTAAGCTTAATGTCCATGGGTAATGCATTCCATAGCCTAGGAGCCGCACCGAAAAGGCCCTGTCTCCATAAGATTTTAGATGAGTCTGAGGTATTCGTAGAAGAtttttgtcggttgaccttagATTCCTTGATGGTTCATACCGCACAAGTAAGTTACTGATATACACAGGGGCTAAGTTATTTAATGCTTTATAAGTGAGTAGCAAATTAAACCTTAAATATAACCCTCTGCTCGACAGGCAACCAATTTAATTTCTGGAGAATAAGACTGGTACGCGCAGCCTTAGGCAATTGAGCTACAAGGCGCGCAGCACAATTCTGAATGCGTTGCAATTTTTGAAATAAGTACTTCGGGGAGCCTACGAGTAGCGAATTACAATTGACCAACCGACAGATCACAAACGCGTGAACAAGGATCTTTGTGTTATCAATCGTCAAATACTCGCGAATCTTAGCAATATTTCTCAGATGGAACAAGGCAGCCTTGCAAACAGAGTTTACATGTCTCTCTAGAGATATTGTCTGATCGAAAACTACTCCTATGTTCCTGGCCGAGACTGAAGGACACACACGACAATTCCCCACTACTATACTCGCttcgctcggtccgtactgccacgaccgagggccaataatccccagtacggcccaagcaagctcggttagtaagttgtttattatatggcactctgTTTCTGATAGTAAAATGCACTTCCGGTACAATcaatcttttaagctttttatcttttagctttttatctttttagcttttcaatcttttttccatatttacattttttttttcgctgttttggttgcaaattatgaatttgccggctttactccaaaacaaaaatacacggcttggaACGTTTCCACAGAAATGGTCCATACTGCAAAATTCCTAcagagaaagaaccaatcagagcgctgggatttgcccaagactggctttgccatataataattgtaattattatccaactgtattagttattatacaaaaaaaaaaaaatagaaccgagtacaaatattccacgacattgtacagttagttatttttacacttggttattgtacagtagagaacctGTTTGACTAGTTCAGTTGCTGACGTCGCCCCGCAcgcacaaatctgtcacacgttCTCGGTTGTTCACAATTCATCTGCTAAAAATGTAGCGCAAAAAAAGTTGGATGGTtggtagtatcgctgagtatttctaCTAGTTGTTTGCATTTTGACTTGCCCTAGCGCGCCCGTCAAAATACAGTACAACTggtaaaaatactcagcgatactacacaccaaaacatctgaTAAAATATATCTATTACAAAATGttcgaatctgattggttctgtgcGCTCCTTTTTGTCGCGTAATTGGCGTGTGAGCAActgtactccactcagtcctattactattactaatgAGGATGCGTATGAGAACTATCAAAGTGGTCTCGTCCGGTGCTCTGACACTGGCTAGAATGAAAGAACGCGTGAACTTAGTATACCAGCTCACTCTGTATACTTTTTGTTTTCCGAGTTTACACATCTCCTGTGCGTCACAAACTGCCCCCGGCTTTTCCAAGGATGTAAACGCGTCTACCTAATTGTGCAAGGCAGACTTGATCACAATATTTAAAATCCAATGGCCTGTTGACGGCCAGGTCATGCAAGCAGCCAATAAAGGAAAAATACGGCTCCTTGAAAGCTAAATCGCAATGAGGTTATGGCCAcattttttgcttttgaaaattaTATATTGACTTATTTACGTCTTTCCGCATGCCATATCACAACTTGTCCTCTTCATTCAGTACTTTCAAAACAGAAAGCACAGAACATTAATTGGCTCGTTCAATTGTTGTCCGAAAAATTACGGCAAATGGTAAACAGTCTATCAACCGCGTGCAAAAACCTTTGCTACACCAGTGAGAGATTTCCAGTTTGGTCGTCTTTCCTTTACATACTGAAAACCTATTGTTAAAGTAAGGTgcttctgaaattcgagatctaaccctaaccctaacctgcaGAGTTCCAGTCCCGCCTGCCAAGCCTGTGTGAGCTGATCCAAAGAGGCCAATGTGGCTTCATGTATCTGGCAAAGTCGCTGAGCTTCAAAATAGTTTAGTCGATAGGTACCAACTGCCACAAGGAAAACACCTTCTACGGGAGGGTTTACATATACCTTGATGAGGGAGTTATCTCGAATTCAAATGGCAAAATAGAAAACGCGTTAGAAAATATAGGAACCTTACTTGTGACCAAACAGTGGCCCTGCAAGCCGTAAGAAACAGGGAAGTCATGTCAACCctgcgcaccgtcggcttccactGATACCAGCTCAGTCTCAGAGCCGACGGAAGTACTGACGTTGAATAAAGTAATTTTACCTTAATTTACCTTTTGTTTCTTTAAACGAGCACAATGCCTCACTTCGTTTTTACATAATTGTATTTTCTGTAGTCATTTCTTATTCCTCTTTCGCTTTGAGAAAGCGAATTGAACAAAGCAATTTCAACGAGAAAGAGTATTCAGAACCTTCGTGGTGGCAACAAAATTAATTCCCTGAATTAGCACACCTAGGGATTATTTCTAGTCATTATTGCGTTTGACGAAGGAGAAGGCAGTTCATAGTCCTGGGTTTCCTGTGGTTGCAAGGTGACCtatttttttgagatttttcgCACCGCATTTTATGACGTCCTACGTCAAATACGCAAAGACTATCGCGCACCCCGTGGTTTTCGTAGTACAGTCAAACCTCTATATATATTAAGCGGTCACCCTCGGGAAATGGCTAGGTGACCGCTTAATGGAGGTTTTCTAAAATTAAACCCATAACGTGGCAGAAATTGACCAGAAGAGCAAAATTAATCACTATTTACACTTTATCGTTCACAAATCcagggttatttattcttactggctgtacgGTTAGTGAAATTAAAGGATTTTGGAATTGTCCacgttttggtgtttctgggTACTGCTTGATTaaactattttctttttctttcttctatagaaaaattcattgcctaactagtgaactccacggtaaatttcacgcaaAAAAGCGATATTggatgaatcacgaagcgatgagtgcaacatcggtttttcaagttaaatttactgtggaattcaccagttaggcaatgaatttttcttcaatcgcacgagttttaaaagaaaacaaacaagcaaacctcagcaagcgaacagaaaggaaaaaaggccatttcagagtcaactgtcaaaagccagcgaaaaggaatcacgctaaaattagaaatcacagaagtactagctcgtgatgtgaAAGAACTTTAGGAAACTTTGTCAATTCAAGGTCGAAAAAGAGTCTAttttactttattccactttatctctgagaacgagatcattcatattttgattttactcattgattggttgaatgtttctctcttgttgttccaaatatggtacttagcaaattgaatattcagaagcttgtttcccagcacacaaggggccgttacacgtttcaactcttatgggtttctgtttaAATTCAGTAGCGGTCGAAGAAAAGTTACTGATGACGTGGAAACCGGACAGACAGTTGAACTTCATCctaataattaacaaattcGATGTTATTGGTCATGTCCCACAATTTATGGCTTCATGGTTTACTAAGTTTCTAAAGAGGCCTACGAAGAGTGGAAAGGCCATAGCCAAAGGGAAACGAATAAACAGAGGTGGTCGGGCTTTGGCCTTGAGCTTCCTTGCCAGTATGTAAAGGAAACTGGTAAAAGCAGAATTCGACGTGGGTTCCGGTTAACCCACCACAGAGACGTAGTTGCGTTTGATGAGCTGTGAAAGAAACTGGACACGGTTCGCTTATCTTCCTGATAAAAAATATGTCATTGACTGATTGTTATCTAACAATGTGACCATTAAATAGAGGTGAAATACAACAACATTAGCCATTGGGGAAATTGATAGGTGACCGCTTAAAATAGAAGGTCACCGCTTGATAGAGGGCGCCCAATACTAGAGGTTTGACTGTAGTCTGAACAAGTTTGAGCATCGTAAAGCCGTTGTCTAAAGACCACCTCGAAGTTTTTGTACTAGTGTAATAGAGTAAACGAAAGCGTGACAGTTGATTAACGTGACCTGTCGAACTATAAGTTGATTAGTAGATCACTGAGTTCGTCGCCTACTACGAATCGAAAGTATTGTTGCTTACCCAAACGTGCAAATATGCAGTTTACGTGTCGCGTCCACGGCAAACGTATTACATCGTGGGAACTAGTCCTTTCTTTTACTAGGATTTCATGTGGGATCCTAAACGCCTAGTTCATCAGGATTTACGTATGCATCGATATGTAAGTAAGGCATTATGCTCGAGTTCGAATTAGGATTAGGACAGAAACATCATACTCCCTCTTATATTCCAGAACCCAAATTGCCAAACTTACCAACATTACACTTGTCGTCAGTATAAGGCAATGCTTTGATTTCAAGCGGGCAGTCACACGAGAACACTTCCACTTCTGATCCACTAACACATGTACCTCCATTGCGACATGGGGATGTAAGGCATGGAAAGAACCTGGcaagaaacttaaaaaaaaaaaacccacccTTTTTGAGGTCCAAAGCTAGGTAACCTGGATTGAGGTTTTTCTCTCCCGATCTTTCCCGCCCCCCACAACGTGGTTTTGTCACACGGCCCAGACTATCTCACGCGCTTCCAATATGGCTACTTGTTGCTGGACTGCAAACAGGATTTGTTTTATTGTTATGCTCGCTCACTTAGATATCAGTCTTGAAATTTTTGCTGTTCGGAATGCAATGTCATGGGATCGGTAAAAATATAAGTGATTCCAAGTAAATGTTTAATTTTcgttatatatataataaacaaattacagcataGAAAGTACTTTGTAGGGATTTTTATTCACTGGTTGCAATACTTtggtaaacgaacgagtgagcgcagcgaacgagtgaggaTTTCTATTGATAACCGACTGGTGTATTCttgacatgaatgaatgaatgaatgagatGGAAATTGTTATTCCCGGTAAATGAAAGGAAGAAGTCATATTTTTTCAATGATGACTCGAGGATGcttggaaaaaaatccgagtgctcgtTTGCAAGAGTCGAACGTGCGACTTTCCGACCCGAGCCTAGTTTCAGGACGGTGCCACCTATTGTCATTGGGCATACGTTCAGTGCATCACCCAATCATTTTGTCACACGCTTATTCTATATTTTTCGAGTTAAATTActtttccgatttttttttattgaatttccTCGGAAGATTTATTCGTTTGTAATGCGAAAAACATGTCTCTGGCAGCAAAAGaccaaacaaaaagaaaagaaatcgagATGGAACAGCTGCCTTCACGACATCATTGAAAAATCTACATTGTAGAACAATGCTCGATCAGAGCGAGAAAGTGGACGGTGCAGAAGAGGTGCATGTTTATCATCGaatttacgaaaaaaaaaagttgcagtAAACTCTTCGGAGACGGCAACACAGGGTCTGGCATCAACACTCTCAATGTAATAATTAGCgttgtacaaaaaaaattaccaagaaGGATGAGGCaaacatttattgtttttgttctgcaCAATCGGCTGCCATGAAGACCGACAAAAATTAGTTCACTAATTTTAATGGACTTCAAAAGGCAAGTGACCTAATCACAAGAAACAGTTGATAATGGATGAAGCCATGATCACTTCAGCGTGTACGGTTAAATTCCATTGCAATGCAGTATACTTCAAAAATCACTTAGATTTCTCATTCCGAATATACTTGCAACTTTACTATGGTCACTTAAGAGCCACTTCCGGAAAAAAGACCCAATCTTCCCAAAGAATCAAGGAAAAAGCAAACCGTTTTTCTTTGTGTACTTATCGCCAATGTAAATATCCCAGAGTGCACCACAAAAATAAGTGCAAATGTCTTGATTCACCGGGGATGGGAATGACAAAACTGCAAACATCAAtgacaaaactttgaaaaaaagcaGTTTAACTTTTAAAATCGCGTGGTGAGCCCTATTTTTTGTTATGTAAAATGAAAGTTTGAGGCTTATTGAAGTCGGAAGTGATTAATTTTCTGGGGCGTGAAAAATGTTTAAGGGCTCTTTTTGGTAACTATAGTGGAGGGGTGTCAGGCTCAAAAATGGCGCTGTCGTCACATTTTCTGATTAAAACCCATTTATAGCATCATCCGGTTGCAATTTActatatattaattttaaagATTTTGGATGCTCATTTTGTCTTTCTGTAAGTAAATGTTTGTGTCGAGAAAAACTGCGAAAGAACTTATGTCTCTTCGTTTAAGGCAAACATTAGTTAAAGTTATCTCcgaaaaaatgcatggttaccttcTATTTTCATTTCACATTCCAATAACCcaaactaagatctacttttctgCGCAGCCACACCGCGGAAAAAAATGTCTTCTGATTAGGTTGCACCGTCCCTAAT from Montipora capricornis isolate CH-2021 chromosome 9, ASM3666992v2, whole genome shotgun sequence encodes:
- the LOC138016964 gene encoding stabilin-2-like, whose product is MQSVLTVILLSNCFLMLPFLGLALRHSFRERIFYKLDGMSLIGNVTEETKVSDLWYCVILCLEYGPLSCLSFNFNKTKDTRDLHDCHLINSEKFLKPQQMQERPSFDYYGTPFEFLARFFPCLTSPCRNGGTCVSGSEVEVFSCDCPLEIKALPYTDDKCNVDNSLIKVYVNPPVEGVFLVAVGTYRLNYFEAQRLCQIHEATLASLDQLTQAWQAGLELCRAGWLNDGRVAYPMKRASRDCGGRSGIIDEGIQADKKNTTFDAWCFQK